A single Microbacterium protaetiae DNA region contains:
- a CDS encoding MraY family glycosyltransferase, giving the protein MKQYIFTILFTATLTLILSWAVWRIGLRYKLYPAIRERDVHSTPTPRLGGIAMFLGMVGAFTVSAFTPYFQIFWANPRAVFAILAATGLTVLVGVADDLWDLDWMLKLAAQFLAAGIIAWWGQLQIFSLPIGGMTVPSAAVSFTLTVFAIVVVMNAVNFIDGLDGLVAGVCLIASTIFFAYSYFVVRDSGASSYFNLASFIACVVVGMCLGFLPMNWHPAKMFMGDSGALVLGLLLATGAIAITGQFDPATLDPDEFGRSQLLGAFLPILLPVAVAILPLLDFGSAVIRRSWQGKSPFSPDRKHLHHRMLDMGHSSRTAVLIFYAWTAVIGLSMLLMYIGVGHDWPGQYWLGVGFGVVGIAACLVVTFIPNRRTRRPAAASHPASQTPASQEHTVDQP; this is encoded by the coding sequence GTGAAGCAGTACATCTTCACGATCCTTTTCACCGCCACGCTGACGTTGATCCTCTCGTGGGCGGTGTGGCGCATCGGGCTGCGATACAAGCTGTACCCCGCCATCCGCGAGCGTGATGTGCACAGCACGCCCACGCCACGGCTGGGCGGCATCGCTATGTTCCTCGGGATGGTCGGCGCGTTCACGGTGTCGGCGTTCACCCCGTACTTCCAGATCTTCTGGGCCAACCCGCGAGCGGTCTTCGCGATCCTGGCAGCGACCGGGCTGACGGTGCTCGTCGGCGTCGCCGACGACCTGTGGGATCTCGATTGGATGCTCAAGCTCGCCGCCCAATTCCTCGCGGCCGGCATCATCGCCTGGTGGGGTCAACTGCAGATCTTCTCGCTGCCGATCGGCGGCATGACGGTGCCGTCGGCGGCGGTCAGCTTCACGCTGACGGTGTTCGCGATCGTCGTCGTGATGAATGCGGTGAACTTCATCGACGGACTCGACGGGCTCGTGGCGGGGGTCTGCTTGATCGCCAGCACGATATTTTTCGCCTACTCGTACTTCGTGGTGCGCGATTCGGGAGCGTCGAGTTACTTCAACCTTGCGTCGTTCATCGCGTGCGTGGTGGTGGGCATGTGCCTGGGATTCCTGCCGATGAACTGGCACCCCGCCAAGATGTTCATGGGCGACTCGGGCGCGCTCGTGCTCGGGCTGCTGCTGGCCACCGGCGCCATCGCCATCACCGGGCAGTTCGACCCGGCGACGCTCGATCCCGATGAATTCGGCCGCTCGCAGCTGCTCGGTGCGTTCCTGCCGATCCTGCTGCCGGTGGCGGTGGCGATCCTGCCGCTGCTCGACTTCGGCAGTGCGGTGATCAGGCGGTCGTGGCAGGGCAAGTCGCCGTTCTCGCCCGACCGCAAGCATCTACATCATCGGATGCTCGACATGGGGCACTCCAGCCGCACGGCCGTGCTCATCTTCTACGCATGGACGGCGGTCATCGGCCTGTCCATGCTGCTGATGTACATCGGCGTCGGCCACGACTGGCCTGGCCAATACTGGCTCGGCGTCGGATTCGGGGTCGTCGGTATCGCTGCCTGCCTCGTGGTCACCTTCATTCCGAACCGTCGCACGCGGCGCCCGGCCGCGGCATCCCACCCGGCGTCGCAGACGCCCGCCTCTCAGGAGCACACCGTTGACCAACCGTGA